One Natrinema halophilum genomic window carries:
- a CDS encoding phytoene desaturase family protein has product MESLGGESVVVIGGGIGGLSTACYLADAGADVRVIEKNEQVGGRASRLERDGFRFDMGPSWYLMPDVFERFFADFGRTPSEYYELTHLDPHYRIFFKDGDQVDVTPDIERTKAVFEEYEEGAGETLERYLATSRENYEVGMEHFVYEDRPRLRDYLDIDVARQARGLSLLGSMQGHVEDYFDHPKLQQIMQYTLVFLGGSPTNTPALYNLMSHVDFNLGVWYPDGGIGTVIDSIAELGGELGVEYDTGRPATKIKGHAGGFKVETQTGDLYPDLVVSNADYAHTEQELLSPERRGYDADYWESRTYAPSAFLLYLGVEGDVDELAHHTLVLPTEWDQHFDRIFEDPRWPDDPAYYICVPSETDDTVAPEGHSALFILVPIAPDLEDTPEIRDRYRDLILADVAAHTETDLRGRIVFEERFCIEDFANRYNSYDGTALGLAHTLRQTSLFRPPHRSKEVDGLYFVGGDTTPGIGMPMCLISGKLTAEAVLEDHG; this is encoded by the coding sequence ATGGAATCGCTGGGCGGTGAGTCGGTCGTCGTAATCGGAGGCGGGATCGGTGGTCTTTCGACGGCCTGTTACCTCGCGGATGCGGGTGCCGACGTCCGCGTTATCGAAAAAAACGAGCAGGTAGGCGGGCGGGCCAGCCGCCTCGAGCGAGATGGCTTTCGGTTCGACATGGGGCCCTCGTGGTACCTGATGCCCGATGTCTTCGAGCGATTCTTTGCCGACTTCGGGCGGACGCCGAGCGAGTACTACGAACTCACACACCTCGATCCCCACTATCGGATCTTCTTCAAAGACGGGGATCAGGTCGACGTCACGCCGGACATCGAGCGGACGAAGGCAGTCTTCGAGGAGTACGAGGAGGGCGCCGGCGAGACGCTCGAGCGCTATCTCGCGACCTCGAGGGAGAACTACGAGGTGGGGATGGAACACTTCGTCTACGAGGACCGGCCACGGCTCCGTGACTATCTGGACATCGACGTCGCTCGGCAGGCCCGCGGTCTTTCGCTGCTGGGGTCGATGCAGGGCCACGTCGAGGACTACTTCGACCATCCGAAACTCCAGCAGATCATGCAGTACACGCTGGTGTTTCTGGGTGGCTCACCCACGAACACGCCGGCGTTGTACAACCTGATGAGTCACGTCGATTTCAACCTCGGCGTCTGGTATCCCGACGGCGGTATCGGCACGGTCATCGACTCCATCGCGGAACTGGGCGGAGAACTGGGCGTCGAATACGACACTGGTCGCCCGGCGACGAAAATCAAGGGTCACGCGGGCGGATTCAAGGTCGAAACGCAGACGGGGGACCTCTATCCGGATCTGGTCGTGAGCAACGCCGATTACGCACACACCGAACAGGAACTGCTGTCGCCCGAACGGCGCGGCTACGATGCCGACTATTGGGAGTCGCGTACGTACGCGCCGTCCGCGTTCTTGCTCTACCTCGGCGTCGAAGGCGACGTCGACGAACTGGCTCATCATACGCTCGTCCTTCCGACAGAGTGGGACCAGCACTTCGACCGGATCTTCGAGGATCCGCGGTGGCCCGACGACCCCGCTTACTACATCTGTGTCCCCTCTGAAACCGACGATACCGTCGCGCCCGAGGGCCACAGCGCCCTCTTCATCCTCGTGCCTATCGCTCCCGACCTCGAGGACACGCCCGAAATACGCGACCGATACCGCGACCTGATCCTCGCCGACGTCGCTGCACACACTGAAACCGATCTCCGCGGCCGGATCGTCTTCGAGGAGCGTTTTTGTATCGAGGATTTCGCGAACCGATACAATAGCTACGACGGGACAGCACTGGGACTTGCACACACCCTCCGGCAAACATCGCTCTTTCGGCCACCGCACCGCTCGAAAGAAGTCGACGGCCTCTATTTCGTGGGCGGGGATACCACACCCGGAATCGGCATGCCCATGTGTCTCATCAGCGGCAAGCTAACGGCCGAGGCAGTGCTCGAAGACCACGGATGA